CGAGCGCGCCGCCGAGGGCGATGAGCAGCGGCCCGATGTTGACCACCATCGCGGTCGTGCCCGCGTCGAGCGTCGTCTCGGCGGTGTTGAGCGCGGCGTTGTAGAGCCCGAACCAGGCGGTGCCGTAGATGCCGACGAGCAGCCACTCGCGCGCTGTCAGCCGCACCCAGCGACGCCCGATGACGAGCAGCGAGAGCGCCGCGGTGCCGACGAGGAGCCGGCCGAGCGCGAGCGCGGCCGGGTGGTACTCGGCGGCGGCCGCGCGGATCACGATGAAGGCGCTCGCCCAGGCGAGCACCGTCACGACGATCGCGATCGGCAGCAGGGGGCCGTCGCGCCCGGAGGCCGGAGAGCTGTTCACGGTCCGACGCTAGAGCCAGGTGCCGACATCGTCGCGCGCGGAACGGGCGCGGATCGACGAGATCCCGCCGGATCGCCGCCGCCCCTCCCCCGACACCCAGGCGACGCACGGCGTCACCGTGTTCCGGTCGGCCGCCGCATCCGACAGACTCATGCCATGGGGATCGACTTCAGCCCGAGCGCCCAGTCGAGCGTCGGCATCGAGTGGGAGCTGCTCCTCGTCGACCAGGAGACCGGCGCGCCGGTCGGGATCGCGCCGCAGCTCCTCGAGGAGCTCGGCTCCGACACCGGCCGCCTCCCGCACATCACGGGCGAGTTCCTCACCAACACCGTCGAGATCGTGAGCGCGCCGCACGCGCGGGTCGCGGATGCCGTCCACGACCTGGCCGAGCTCACCGCGACCGTGCGCGAGGCCGCCGCCGCGCACGGCGCGCAGCTCATGGGCGCGGGGACGCACCCCTTCGCCGAGTGGCGGGATGCCGAGGTCACACCGGGCAGTCCGCGCTACGAGACCCTCGTCGACCGCACGCAGTGGTGGGGGCGCCAGCTCCTGATCTGGGGCGTCCACATGCACATCGGCCTCGACGACCGCGAGAAGGTGCTGCCCGTCCTCGGCGGCCTCCTCACGAGCTACCCGCACTTCCAGGCGCTCAGCGCCTCGAGCCCGTTCTGGACCGGCGCCGACACCGGCTACGCCTCGAACCGCGCCCTCATGTTCCAGCAGCTTCCGACCGCCGGCCTGCCGCCGCAGCTCGGCGCCTGGGCGAACTACGAGGAGCTCGTGGCGGATCTGACGCACGTCGGCGTCATCGACGACCACTCCGAGCTCCGCTGGGATGTCCGCCCCTCGCCGAAGTGGGGGACGATCGAGCTGCGCTACTGCGACGGCCTCTCGACGCTGCGCGAGGTGGGGGCGCTCACCGCGCTCGCCCAGTGCCTCGTCGAGGAGCTGTCGAGGGATGTCGAGGCCGGCCGCGACATCCCGCAGCTCCAGCCCTGGTATGTGCGCGAGAACAAATGGCGCGGGGCGCGCTACGGGCTCGACGCGATCGTCATCGTGAACAGCGCGGGCGACGAGCGGCTCGTGACCGACGACCTCCGCGACATGCTCGAGCGGCTCGCGCCGATCGCCGAGCAGCTCGACTGCGCGGCCGAGCTCGCCGACATCGAGCTCATCCTCGAGCGCGGCGCCAGCTACCAGCGCCAGCGCCGCGTCTTCGAGTCCTCCGGCGAGGATGCGGCCGCCGTCGTGCGGTCCCTCGTCGCGGAGTTCGCGACCGGCGAGCCGGCGACGAGCTGAGCGCACGCCGCCGGTTCAGCCGTCTCAGCCGTTGAGCTCGTCGCGCCAGCGCACCCACTCGCGGACCTTCTCGAGCGGGTAGTCCGGGCCCGAGATGCCGAGGGTGAACAGCGTGACGCCGAGGCCGTGCAGCTCGTCGGCGGTGGCGCGGTCGCGACCGCGCAGCTCGTTCGAGATCTCGATCGCGCCGAGGTCCGTGCCCTCCGCCTCGCAGTGCTGCGCCAGGATCCCGAGCTTGCGCTCCAGCGTCTCCGGGTCGCCGAAGCTGTGCCAGATGTCGGCGTGGCGCGCGACGAGCCGGAGCGTCTTCTTCTCGCCGCCGCCGCCGATGAGCACGGGGATGTCGCGGGTGGGCCGCGGGTTGAGCTTCGTCCAGCGCGCCTCGATGCGCGGCAGGGCCTCGGCGAGCGCGTCGAGGCGCGAGCCGACCGTGCCGAACTCGTAGCCGTACTCGTCGTAGTCCTTCTCGAACCAGCCCGAGCCCGTGCCGAAGATGAAGCGCCCGCCCGAGATGTGGTCGATCGTGCGGGCCATGTCGGCCTGGAGGTCGGGGTTGCGGTACGAGTTGCAGTTCACGAGCGCGCCGAGCTCGACGCGCTCGGTCTGCTCCGCGATCGCGGCGAGCATCGTCCAGGACTCGAAGTGGAGGCCCTCCGGCTCGCCCGAGAGCGGGTAGAAGTGGTCCCAGTTGAAGACGATGTCGACGCCGAGGTCCTCGAGGGCGCGCACGGTGTCGCGGATCGAGGCGTAGGGGGCGTGCTGCGGCTGGACCTGCACGCCGATGCGGACGGGACGGCCGGGGGATGTCGTGGTCACGCGGTCGAGACTACGCGCCGGGGCGGTCGCGGCGCCGAGCGGTCAGCGCCCGAGGAGCTTCTGGAGGGCAGCGAGCTCCTCCTCGCTCGGGCCCTTGCCGTCCGCGCCCGCGGTGCCGCCGAGTGCGCCGCCACCCAGGCCGAAGCCCGAGCCGCCCGCGCTCGTCGGGCCGCTCGGCACGCCCTGCGCCTTCGCCTGCGCCTCCTGCGCGCGCTTCGCGGGGTTGCCGGAGCTGCGCGCGCCCTTCTTCTTGCCCTTCGGGGCCGCCTTCCGGCCGCCGCCGAAGCCGCCGGGCATGGGACCCATGCCGGGGATCTGCGGCATCCCGCCCTTCGCGACCGTCTTCATCATCTTCGCGGCCTGCTCGAAGCGCTGGATGAGCTGGTTCACCTCGGTGACGGTCGTGCCCGAGCCGCGCGCGATGCGGAGCCGGCGGGAGCCGTTGAGGAGGCGGTGGTTGGCGCGCTCGGCGCGGGTCATCGACTGGATGATCGCCTCGGTGCGGGTCACGTCGCGCTCGTCGAAGTTGTCGAGCTGCTCGCGCATGCCGCGCGCACCGGGGAGCATGCCCAGCATCCCCTTGATGGAGCCCATGTTCTTGAGCTGCTGCATCTGCTTGAGGAAGTCGTCGAGGGTGAAGCTGTCGGTCGCGAACTTCTCCGCGACCTTGAGGGCCTCCTCCTCGTCGAAGGCCTGCTGCGTCTGCTCGATGAGCGAGAGGATGTCGCCCAGGTCGAGGATGCGGCTCGCCATGCGGTCCGGGTGGAAGGGCTCGAAGTCGTCGAGACCCTCGCCCGTCGAGGCGAACATGATGGGCCGGCCCGTGATGGAGGCGACCGAGAGCGCCGCGCCGCCGCGCGCGTCGCCGTCGAGCTTCGAGAGCACGACGCCCGTGAAGTCGACGCCCTCCTGGAAGGCGCGCGCCGTCGCGACGGCGTCCTGGCCGATCATCGCGTCGATGACGAAGAGGACCTCGTCGGGGTCGACGGCCTTGCGGATGTCGGAGGCCTGCTTCATGAGCTCGGCGTCGATGCCGAGGCGGCCGGCCGTGTCGACGATGACGGTGTCGTGCTGGCGGCGCTCCGCCTCCTTCACGCCCTCCTTCGCGACCTTCACCGGGTTGCCGACGCCGTTGCCGGGCTCCGGCGCCCAGACCGGCACCCCGGCCTGCTCGCCGACCACCTGCAGCTGCGTGACCGCGTTGGGACGCTGGAGGTCGGCCGCGATGAGGAGCGGCGTGTGCCCCTCCTTCTTGAGGTGCTTCGCGAGCTTGCCCGCGAGGGTCGTCTTGCCGGCGCCCTGGAGGCCAGCGAGCATGATGACCGTCGGCGGCTTCTTCGCGAACTCGAGGCGGCGCTGCTGGCCGCCGAGGACCTGCACGAGCTCCTCGTTGACGATCTGCACGACCTGCTGGGCGGGGTTCAGCGCCTTCGAGACCTCGTCGCCGAGCGCCCGCTCGCGCACCGCCCCCGTGAAGGTCTTGACGACCTCCAGCGCGACGTCGGCGTCGAGCAGCGCGCGCCGGATCTCGCGGACGGTGCCGTCGACATCCGCGGGCGTGAGCCGCCCCTTGGTGCGGAGGTTGCGGAAGGTCGCGGTGAGGCGATCAGAGAGGGTACCGAAGGTGGCCATGGTGCCCGACAGTCTACGTCGCGGCACGGGGTACGGTGACGGGATGGCGACGATCCTGCCCTACGGCGACGACCACCCCGAGATCCACGAGGAGGCCTGGGCCGCGCCCACGGCGACCCTCATCGGGCGCGTCCGGCTGCATCCCCGGTCCAGCGTCTTCTACGGCGCGGTGCTGCGCGCCGACCGGGATGCGATCGAGATCGGCGAGGGCTCGAACCTGCAGGACAACGTCGTCGCGCACGGCGACCCCGGCGTGCCGACGGTCGTCGGCCGCGGCGTGAGCGTGGGCCACGGCGCGATCCTTCACGGCACGACCGTCGAGGACGACTGCCTGATCGGCATGGGCGCGACGCTGCTCAATCGGAGCGTCATCGGGCGCGAGTCGCTCGTCGCGGCCGGAGCCCTCGTGCTCGAGGATGCCGTGATCCCGCCGCGCTCGCTCGTCGCCGGCGTCCCGGCGAAGGTGCGGCGCGAGCTCACCGAGGAGGAGGTCGACGGGATCCGCCGGAACGCCGCGACCTACCTCGAGCTGGCGGCGGCGCACCGCGCGCTCGCCTGAACGCACCCCTCCCGAGGGCCGAGCGGAGGCGGGGTGGTCCGTGGGCGGCGTCAGCCGACCAGCTGCTGCGCGAACACGTGCGGCGTGAAGCCCGTGAGATCGCCGATGCCCTCGCCCTGGCCGACGAGCTTGATCGGGATGCCGGTGCGCTCCTGCACGGCGAGCACGAAGCCGCCCTTCGCCGAGCCGTCGAGCTTCGTGAGGACGAGCCCCGTGACCCCGGCGTGCTGGATGAAGGCCTCCGCCTGCGCGAGCCCGTTCTGGCCCGTCGTCGCGTCGAGCACGAGCAGCACCTCCGAGATGGGCGCCTGCTTCTCGACGACGCGCCGCACCTTCGCGAGCTCGTCCATGAGGCCGCTCTTCGTCTGCAGACGCCCCGCCGTGTCGACGAGGACCATCTCGATGCCGTCGCGCTTCGCGAGCTCGACCGTCTGGAAGGCGACGGATGCGGGATCCTGCCCCGGCTGCTCGGGACGCACCACCCGGGCGCCCGAGCGCTCGGCCCAGGTCGCGAGCTGCTCGACGGCCGCCGCGCGGAAGGTGTCGGCCGCGCCGACGACGACCGAGCGGCCGTTGTTCACGAGGAAGCGGGACAGCTTGCCGATCGTCGTCGTCTTGCCGACGCCGTTGACGCCGACGACGAGCACGACCGCGGGGCGCTCGCTGAGCTTGAGGGTCGGGTCGAGGCGGGCGAGGCGCTCCTCGATGCCCTCCCGCAGCATCCGCTGCAGGTCCTTCGGATCGGTCGTCCGGTAGCGCTCGACCTTGCCGCGCAGGTCCTCGACGATCTGCTCCGTGATGTCGGGGCCGAAGTCGGCGCCGAGCAGCGCGTCCTCGAGCTCCTCCCACGTCGCGTCGTCGATCGTGCGCTTCGCGAACATGCCGCGCAGCGCGCCGGAGAGCGAGAAGCCTGCTGCCATGCCCTCAGCCTACTGAGCGGCGGGCACGGCGACGCCCCGCTCGAGACGGGGTCCGGGTCCCCCGATTCGGCGCGGGCGGCGGCGCGCGCCAGGATGGGGGCGTGACCTTCGCCTTCATCCGCCACGGCCAGACCGACTGGAACCTGCACAAGCGCCTCCAGGGCGCCACCGACATCCCCCTCAACGAGACGGGGCGCCAGCAGGCGCGGGATGCGGTGGCCGGCCTCGCGGGCGGCGGCTGGCAGGCGATCGTGAGCTCGCCGCTGTCGCGTGCGCGGGAGACCGCCCAGATCATCGCGGACGGGCTCGGCATCGAGTTGGGGCCGGCGTACGACGAGCTCATCGAGCGCGACTACGGCGAGGCCGAGGGCGTCGTCGAGGCGGAGGCCGAAGAGCGCTGGCCGGGGAAGACGGCGCCGGGCATCGAGCCGATCGACGAGGTCGTCCGGCGCGGCCGCGCGGCCCTCGACCGCATCGCCGAGGACTATCGCGACGAGGACGTGCTCGTGGTGTGCCACGGGACGCTCATCCGCTACACGCTCGCCGAGCTCGCCGGCCGCGAGCTGCCCGCGATCGTCAACGGCTCGGTCTCGACCTTCGGGCTCGAGGGCGAGCGGTGGCGCGTGCTCACCGTCAACGACGAGCCGCTCGAGGACCTCACCCCGGAGGACTGAGGCGGTCGGCTAGGCGGCCGCCAGGGCGACGCCGTTGACGACGGCGATCACGAGCCCGAGACCCGCCAGCACGAACGGCCAGAACCGCACGGGGATGAAGAAGAACGTCGAGGTCGGGCGGATCCACACCGGCTGCCCCGTCTCGGGGTGGACGACCGCGACCGTGCGATGGGTCCGCATCCCGCCGCCGGGGCCCGGCTCGGGCTGCGCCAGCTTCTCGACGACCGTCGCCTGGCGCGGCTTGTCGATGACGCGGCCGATGGTCGCGCGGGCGACGAGGTGCAGCAGCCCTGCGGAGAGCACGAAGCCGATGCCGACGAAGACGCCGACCCCCGGCCCGGACTCGGCGGCGGTCGTGCCGCTCGCCGCGGCGACGACGTTCGCGAGGAGGAAGCCCAGCAGCACGCCCAGGCCGACGAAAAGGAGGACGAGGATGCCCCAGCGGCTCCAGATGATCATGACGGCTCCTTCGGATCGTGGCGCCAGCCTCCCATCGCGAGCGGAGCTCGGTAATGGGGAGCGGTCCCCCGGCCGCGGCGGGCGGGCTCAGCCCGCAGCCGCGGCGGTCGCCGCGCGCTCCGCCTCGGAGACGACGCGCTGGCCGACGACCGCGCTCACGCCGTCCTGCCGCATGCTCACGCCGTAGAGCGCATCCGCGATCTCCATGGTGCGCTTCTGGTGGGTGATGACGATGAGCTGCGAGCTCTCCCGCAGGTCCTCGAAGATCGCGAGGAGGCGGCCGAGGTTCGCGTCGTCGAGCGCCGCCTCGACCTCGTCCATGATGTAGAACGGGCTCGGCCGCGCCTTGAAGATCGCGATGAGGAGCGCGACCGCCGCGAGCGAGCGCTCGCCGCCCGAGAGCAGCGACAGCCGCTCGATCTTCTTGCCGGCGGGCTTCACGGAGACCTCGATGCCGGTCGTGAGCAGGTGCTCCGGGTCGGTGAGCTGGAGGCTGCCCGAGCCGCCCGGGAACAGCACCGGGAACACGCGGTTGAACGCCGCCCGGGTGTCCTCGAAGGCGGCGCCGAAGATGTCGCGCATGCGCTCGTCGAGCTCGTCGATGATCGTGAGCAGGTCCTTGCGCGTCGCCGTGAGGTCGGCGAGCTGCTCGGTGAGGAAGCGGTGGCGCTGCTCGAGCGCCGCGAACTCCTCGAGGGCGAGCGGGTTCACGCGGCCGAGCTGGCCGAGCTTGCGCTCCGCCTTCGCGAGACGCGCACGCTGCTCGGCGCGGTCGAAGGGGATGCCGGGGGCGGTCTCCTCGGGCTCGGTCTCCTCGCCCTCGGCGTCGCCCTCGTCGGCCGCGTCGGCGACCTCGACCGCCTCGTCCTCGGTCCGCTCCGCATCCGGATCGCCCTCGGGGGCCTCGGCGAGCGCCGCCTCCGCCCGCTCGTCGTCCGCGGTGCGCGGCTCGGCGCGCTCGATCGGCGCATCCGCCGGCACCGGGACGTGCGGGCCGTACTCGGCGACGAGCACGTCCTCGACGAGCCCGAGCTCCCCGGCCGCGCGCTCGAGGAGCGAGGAGAGGTGGAGCCGCTTCTCGTAGGCCTGCATCTCGAGGCCGTGGACGCTCTCGTTGAGGCCCTGCAGCCGCTCGCGCAGCCCGGCCTCCTGCGCGCGCAGACCCGAGAGCTCCTCGTTCTGCTTCGCGCGGTCCGCCTCGGCCCTCGCGAGCTCGACGCGCGCCTCCTGCGTCGAGCGGTCGATCGAGGCGAGGACGGGCGGGAGGGCGTCGAGCACCTCGCTCGCGGCCGCGACCTGGTGCTGGCGGAGCACCGCGAGGCGGGCGGCCTCCTCGGCCGCCTTGCGCTCGGCCTCGAGCTGCTGCCGGAGGCTCTCCGCGGCGGTGC
The Homoserinibacter sp. YIM 151385 DNA segment above includes these coding regions:
- a CDS encoding glutamate--cysteine ligase codes for the protein MGIDFSPSAQSSVGIEWELLLVDQETGAPVGIAPQLLEELGSDTGRLPHITGEFLTNTVEIVSAPHARVADAVHDLAELTATVREAAAAHGAQLMGAGTHPFAEWRDAEVTPGSPRYETLVDRTQWWGRQLLIWGVHMHIGLDDREKVLPVLGGLLTSYPHFQALSASSPFWTGADTGYASNRALMFQQLPTAGLPPQLGAWANYEELVADLTHVGVIDDHSELRWDVRPSPKWGTIELRYCDGLSTLREVGALTALAQCLVEELSRDVEAGRDIPQLQPWYVRENKWRGARYGLDAIVIVNSAGDERLVTDDLRDMLERLAPIAEQLDCAAELADIELILERGASYQRQRRVFESSGEDAAAVVRSLVAEFATGEPATS
- the ffh gene encoding signal recognition particle protein, with the protein product MATFGTLSDRLTATFRNLRTKGRLTPADVDGTVREIRRALLDADVALEVVKTFTGAVRERALGDEVSKALNPAQQVVQIVNEELVQVLGGQQRRLEFAKKPPTVIMLAGLQGAGKTTLAGKLAKHLKKEGHTPLLIAADLQRPNAVTQLQVVGEQAGVPVWAPEPGNGVGNPVKVAKEGVKEAERRQHDTVIVDTAGRLGIDAELMKQASDIRKAVDPDEVLFVIDAMIGQDAVATARAFQEGVDFTGVVLSKLDGDARGGAALSVASITGRPIMFASTGEGLDDFEPFHPDRMASRILDLGDILSLIEQTQQAFDEEEALKVAEKFATDSFTLDDFLKQMQQLKNMGSIKGMLGMLPGARGMREQLDNFDERDVTRTEAIIQSMTRAERANHRLLNGSRRLRIARGSGTTVTEVNQLIQRFEQAAKMMKTVAKGGMPQIPGMGPMPGGFGGGRKAAPKGKKKGARSSGNPAKRAQEAQAKAQGVPSGPTSAGGSGFGLGGGALGGTAGADGKGPSEEELAALQKLLGR
- the ftsY gene encoding signal recognition particle-docking protein FtsY, with amino-acid sequence MAAGFSLSGALRGMFAKRTIDDATWEELEDALLGADFGPDITEQIVEDLRGKVERYRTTDPKDLQRMLREGIEERLARLDPTLKLSERPAVVLVVGVNGVGKTTTIGKLSRFLVNNGRSVVVGAADTFRAAAVEQLATWAERSGARVVRPEQPGQDPASVAFQTVELAKRDGIEMVLVDTAGRLQTKSGLMDELAKVRRVVEKQAPISEVLLVLDATTGQNGLAQAEAFIQHAGVTGLVLTKLDGSAKGGFVLAVQERTGIPIKLVGQGEGIGDLTGFTPHVFAQQLVG
- a CDS encoding gamma carbonic anhydrase family protein, with product MATILPYGDDHPEIHEEAWAAPTATLIGRVRLHPRSSVFYGAVLRADRDAIEIGEGSNLQDNVVAHGDPGVPTVVGRGVSVGHGAILHGTTVEDDCLIGMGATLLNRSVIGRESLVAAGALVLEDAVIPPRSLVAGVPAKVRRELTEEEVDGIRRNAATYLELAAAHRALA
- a CDS encoding histidine phosphatase family protein — encoded protein: MTFAFIRHGQTDWNLHKRLQGATDIPLNETGRQQARDAVAGLAGGGWQAIVSSPLSRARETAQIIADGLGIELGPAYDELIERDYGEAEGVVEAEAEERWPGKTAPGIEPIDEVVRRGRAALDRIAEDYRDEDVLVVCHGTLIRYTLAELAGRELPAIVNGSVSTFGLEGERWRVLTVNDEPLEDLTPED
- a CDS encoding LLM class F420-dependent oxidoreductase, whose protein sequence is MTTTSPGRPVRIGVQVQPQHAPYASIRDTVRALEDLGVDIVFNWDHFYPLSGEPEGLHFESWTMLAAIAEQTERVELGALVNCNSYRNPDLQADMARTIDHISGGRFIFGTGSGWFEKDYDEYGYEFGTVGSRLDALAEALPRIEARWTKLNPRPTRDIPVLIGGGGEKKTLRLVARHADIWHSFGDPETLERKLGILAQHCEAEGTDLGAIEISNELRGRDRATADELHGLGVTLFTLGISGPDYPLEKVREWVRWRDELNG